One genomic segment of Spirochaeta cellobiosiphila DSM 17781 includes these proteins:
- the dinB gene encoding DNA polymerase IV, giving the protein MNKVIFHIDMDAFYASVEQRDNPDYRGKPVIVGALPGHRGVVSTCSYEARQFGVRSGLPISYAYSRCPQGIYILPRMKHYQQVSNQIMTIFQDYSPAITQLSVDEAFLDMTGTQKLFGDPQSIAETIKKRVYDELGLTLSIGIAPNYLVAKMASDYNKPNGLYEVTEDKIEDFIDLLPLKDLWGVGKKSLQIIAEVGITSTKQLRQVSLEELKSLFGQASAHYLYNVVRGIDPGLFGSAPKSHSISAERTYPEDTRDVLRIERTLLEISHTIMFRLMQESFRGKTLVFKIRYEDFTTSTIQQKRQTYLTSAEEIYEGGLELLRKKWNRTTPIRLIGLGVTNLEKLGGASQQELFETPYTKKRKLEETVLRIKNKFPEGKITKASLLKTEKDIPSHPLKK; this is encoded by the coding sequence GTGAACAAAGTTATTTTCCACATTGATATGGATGCTTTCTACGCCTCTGTAGAACAAAGGGATAACCCCGACTACAGAGGTAAGCCGGTCATAGTAGGAGCCCTGCCGGGACATCGTGGCGTTGTATCGACCTGTAGCTACGAAGCACGTCAATTTGGTGTCAGATCTGGGTTGCCGATTTCCTATGCCTATTCACGTTGTCCTCAGGGAATATATATCCTCCCCAGAATGAAACACTATCAGCAGGTTAGTAATCAAATAATGACCATATTCCAGGATTATTCCCCTGCTATAACCCAACTATCTGTGGATGAAGCTTTCCTTGATATGACGGGGACGCAAAAACTATTTGGGGATCCCCAGTCAATTGCTGAGACAATAAAAAAACGAGTATATGACGAATTGGGTCTAACCTTAAGTATTGGAATTGCTCCTAATTATCTAGTAGCCAAAATGGCATCAGATTACAATAAACCTAATGGGTTATATGAAGTAACAGAGGATAAGATAGAGGACTTCATTGATCTTCTCCCTTTAAAGGACTTATGGGGAGTCGGCAAGAAGAGCCTTCAAATTATTGCTGAAGTGGGAATCACATCAACTAAACAATTAAGACAAGTTTCTCTAGAAGAATTGAAAAGCCTGTTCGGTCAGGCATCTGCCCATTATTTATATAATGTGGTTAGGGGCATTGATCCAGGACTTTTTGGCTCTGCACCTAAAAGTCATTCTATTAGTGCGGAAAGAACCTACCCGGAAGATACAAGAGATGTTTTGCGTATAGAACGCACCTTATTAGAGATAAGCCATACCATTATGTTTCGTCTCATGCAAGAATCCTTTAGAGGAAAAACACTCGTATTCAAAATCCGATATGAAGATTTCACCACTTCGACAATTCAGCAAAAAAGACAAACCTATCTAACCAGTGCGGAGGAGATCTATGAAGGAGGCTTGGAACTTCTCAGGAAAAAGTGGAATAGAACCACCCCTATCCGTCTTATCGGTTTGGGTGTTACAAACTTAGAAAAACTGGGAGGTGCTAGCCAACAAGAATTATTCGAGACTCCCTATACGAAGAAAAGAAAACTAGAAGAGACCGTATTACGAATCAAAAATAAATTCCCAGAAGGGAAGATAACAAAAGCTAGTTTGTTAAAAACAGAAAAAGATATTCCCTCTCATCCCCTCAAAAAATAG
- a CDS encoding alkaline phosphatase family protein, whose amino-acid sequence MKKNYPLRKPDYTRSIPNIVSSLLEYYHCPTRYPSLAELREPLGSNAKNVLVIILDGMGTELIKSNLSETGFLNQNIKASLTSVYPSTTTAAMTAYYTGQSPLEHGWLGWTLYMKEFGGLVDAFTNKGTVSQEPIWTQSAAQYLMPYQTIFDQIHHYSPEVKQTVIQPSSINFQKGPQTNIKVDTIQELFQEIVRISQQENQQFIFAYWPNPDSTLHKEGCYTTKVKDLFKELENGVEKLTDQLKDTLLILSADHGQIDVGRTVNLRDYPEIDACLIMPPSLESRALSLFVKPNKKAQFEDLFNENFGDEFILLSKEDFLSQAYLGQGTAHRKIDDYLGDYIAIGIGETLLQYIMPNSSPLPQFKGHHAGLRKEEMSIPLIIKRLSP is encoded by the coding sequence ATGAAAAAAAACTATCCTTTACGAAAACCGGATTATACAAGATCCATCCCGAATATTGTGTCGTCCCTGCTTGAGTATTATCATTGTCCGACACGGTATCCCAGCTTAGCGGAATTGAGAGAGCCTCTGGGTAGTAATGCTAAAAATGTATTAGTCATTATACTCGATGGTATGGGTACAGAGCTTATTAAATCCAATCTGTCAGAGACAGGATTTTTAAATCAAAATATAAAAGCCTCCCTAACTTCTGTTTATCCGAGTACAACGACAGCAGCAATGACAGCCTATTATACAGGACAATCCCCACTAGAACATGGGTGGCTTGGATGGACATTGTATATGAAGGAGTTCGGAGGGCTGGTCGATGCTTTTACCAATAAAGGAACCGTCAGTCAAGAACCTATATGGACTCAGTCAGCAGCTCAATATCTAATGCCCTATCAGACAATATTTGATCAGATACATCACTACAGCCCAGAAGTAAAACAGACGGTCATACAACCCTCTAGTATAAACTTCCAAAAGGGTCCACAAACAAATATCAAAGTGGATACTATTCAGGAGCTCTTTCAGGAAATAGTCCGGATTAGTCAGCAGGAAAACCAGCAGTTTATCTTTGCTTACTGGCCGAACCCTGACAGTACACTACATAAAGAAGGATGTTACACAACTAAGGTTAAAGACCTATTCAAGGAGCTGGAGAATGGTGTAGAGAAGCTAACAGATCAATTAAAGGATACCCTTCTCATTCTATCTGCAGATCATGGTCAAATTGACGTGGGCCGAACCGTCAACCTAAGAGATTATCCAGAGATTGACGCCTGTTTAATTATGCCTCCTTCACTGGAATCAAGAGCTCTTAGCTTATTTGTGAAACCTAATAAGAAGGCCCAATTTGAAGACCTGTTTAACGAAAATTTTGGTGACGAATTTATCTTGTTATCAAAGGAAGACTTCTTATCTCAGGCCTATCTGGGACAAGGGACAGCTCACAGAAAAATAGATGATTATCTAGGAGATTATATAGCCATAGGGATTGGAGAAACGCTCTTACAATACATCATGCCAAACTCATCCCCCCTGCCTCAATTCAAGGGACATCATGCGGGATTAAGGAAAGAAGAAATGTCTATACCTCTTATCATTAAAAGGTTGTCCCCTTAG